The proteins below come from a single Verrucomicrobiia bacterium genomic window:
- a CDS encoding SLC13 family permease — protein MTPEIITVLGILGGAVLLLVTGWLRTDVVAVLVLLALAWARAIEPEEAIAGFANAAVVTVVGVFVLSAGLQRTGVAQWLGQWVQRVGGRGEFRLVAALMATAAALSFVMNTVAIVALFLPVVMDMARRTGVAPARLLMPLAFGGLLGGMTTTFATMPNLLASQALREAGLKPFGFFDFLPVGGAAAVVGIGFMAVLGRRLLAGRGMEEPAPSTALPNLTQHYGLHERMFVLRLPPGCALVGRTLEESRLGSALRLHVAGILRDGQTRLAPDRWTVLQDDDRLLIQGTPDQLQDLAAWRGLVMEESGSEMEGWFPEHIGFAECMVAKGSALVGRTLAWLDARQSWGVNVVALKRGPEIFRSHLQDRRLMPGDVLLVQGPTERLAELRTGAGWEAVRETPRDEVAGGYDLESRLFTVRIPEGSPLAGRPLSETRLGEALGMTVLALGRGDTKTAMPGPDEELRAGDALLIEGRSEELRALQGFRDFELEREVSPEWGDFESERLGLIEVVLSPRTGLAGKTLRQIRFRERYGMSVLGIWRAGKALTHRLQDLPLQFGDALLLYGPRSRHPLLGGEPDFIVLSQAAQKVPLRTRAPMAVAAVLVFLILSATGWLAVPLAALTAAVLMVLGGCLRVDDAYAAVDWKAVVLIGGMLPLATALERSGAAAALGAAGVEWVRDADPWLVVAALFLLTSTGTWFIPGTALVVLMAPLALELAIGAGLSPHAVMMTVALAASAGFSSPVSHPGNVLIMGPGGYRFLDFPKVGLPLTLVVLATVLLVLPIFWPLK, from the coding sequence GTGACGCCGGAGATCATCACGGTGCTCGGGATTCTCGGGGGGGCCGTGCTGCTGCTGGTCACGGGCTGGCTGCGAACCGACGTGGTGGCGGTGCTGGTGCTGCTGGCCCTGGCCTGGGCGCGGGCCATCGAGCCGGAGGAGGCGATCGCCGGGTTTGCCAATGCCGCGGTGGTCACGGTCGTCGGGGTCTTCGTGCTGAGCGCCGGCCTGCAGCGGACCGGCGTGGCGCAGTGGCTGGGGCAGTGGGTGCAGCGGGTGGGGGGCAGGGGGGAGTTCCGGTTGGTGGCGGCGCTGATGGCGACGGCGGCGGCGTTGTCGTTTGTGATGAACACCGTGGCCATCGTGGCGCTGTTCCTGCCGGTGGTGATGGACATGGCGCGACGGACCGGGGTGGCACCGGCGCGGCTTCTGATGCCGCTGGCCTTTGGCGGATTGCTGGGCGGCATGACCACGACCTTCGCGACGATGCCGAACCTGCTGGCCAGCCAGGCGTTGCGGGAGGCGGGATTGAAACCGTTCGGCTTCTTCGACTTTCTGCCCGTGGGCGGGGCCGCGGCGGTGGTGGGGATCGGCTTCATGGCGGTGCTGGGGCGCCGCCTGCTGGCCGGGCGCGGGATGGAGGAGCCGGCGCCCTCGACGGCGCTTCCCAACCTGACGCAGCACTACGGGCTGCATGAGCGGATGTTTGTGCTGCGCCTGCCGCCGGGTTGCGCGCTGGTGGGGCGCACGCTGGAGGAGAGCCGGCTGGGCTCGGCCTTGCGGCTGCATGTGGCCGGCATCCTGCGGGACGGGCAGACGCGGCTGGCGCCCGACCGGTGGACGGTGCTGCAGGACGACGACCGGCTGCTGATCCAGGGGACGCCCGACCAGCTCCAGGATCTGGCGGCCTGGCGGGGTCTGGTGATGGAGGAGAGCGGTTCGGAGATGGAAGGGTGGTTCCCGGAGCACATCGGGTTCGCGGAGTGCATGGTGGCGAAGGGTTCGGCCCTTGTGGGGCGCACCCTGGCCTGGCTGGACGCGCGCCAGAGCTGGGGGGTCAACGTGGTGGCGCTGAAGCGCGGACCGGAGATCTTCCGGAGCCACCTTCAGGACCGGCGTCTGATGCCGGGCGACGTCCTGCTGGTGCAGGGGCCGACCGAGCGGCTGGCCGAGCTTCGGACCGGTGCGGGTTGGGAAGCGGTGCGGGAGACGCCGAGGGACGAAGTGGCCGGGGGATACGACCTGGAGTCGCGACTGTTCACGGTGCGGATTCCGGAGGGGTCGCCGCTGGCGGGACGGCCGTTGTCCGAGACCCGGCTGGGGGAGGCGTTGGGCATGACGGTGCTGGCGTTGGGACGCGGGGACACGAAGACCGCGATGCCGGGACCGGACGAGGAACTGCGGGCGGGGGATGCTCTCCTGATCGAGGGGCGGAGCGAAGAGTTGCGGGCGCTGCAGGGGTTCCGGGATTTCGAACTTGAACGGGAGGTGTCGCCCGAATGGGGGGATTTCGAATCCGAACGACTGGGGTTGATCGAGGTGGTGTTGTCACCGCGAACCGGGCTGGCGGGGAAGACGCTGCGGCAGATCCGGTTTCGGGAGCGGTACGGGATGAGCGTGCTGGGCATCTGGAGGGCGGGCAAGGCCCTCACCCATCGGCTTCAGGATCTTCCGCTCCAGTTCGGGGACGCGCTGCTGCTGTACGGTCCGAGGAGCCGCCACCCGCTGCTGGGTGGCGAGCCGGATTTCATCGTGCTGAGCCAGGCGGCACAGAAGGTGCCGTTGCGCACCCGGGCCCCGATGGCGGTGGCGGCGGTCCTGGTGTTCCTGATCCTGTCGGCGACGGGCTGGCTGGCGGTGCCGCTGGCGGCATTGACGGCGGCGGTGCTCATGGTGCTTGGCGGTTGCCTGCGGGTGGACGACGCGTATGCGGCGGTCGATTGGAAGGCGGTGGTGCTGATCGGCGGGATGCTGCCCCTGGCCACGGCGTTGGAACGTTCCGGGGCGGCGGCGGCCCTGGGCGCCGCAGGGGTCGAGTGGGTGCGGGATGCGGATCCGTGGCTGGTGGTGGCGGCGTTGTTTCTTCTGACCTCGACGGGAACGTGGTTCATCCCGGGCACGGCCCTGGTGGTGTTGATGGCGCCCCTGGCCCTCGAGTTGGCCATCGGCGCGGGGCTGTCGCCTCACGCCGTGATGATGACGGTGGCACTGGCGGCCTCGGCGGGGTTCAGCAGCCCGGTGTCGCATCCGGGCAACGTGCTGATCATGGGCCCGGGCGGGTATCGGTTCCTGGACTTCCCGAAAGTCGGGCTGCCCCTGACACTGGTGGTGCTGGCGACGGTGCTGCTGGTTCTGCCGATCTTCTGGCCCCTGAAATGA